A region from the Drosophila takahashii strain IR98-3 E-12201 chromosome 2L, DtakHiC1v2, whole genome shotgun sequence genome encodes:
- the LOC108067928 gene encoding coiled-coil domain-containing protein 34, which translates to MAFCGHVSASGEIVLRDEIFASRTRVRRSSSPNDSPNSLSSTDSLLQGTATTRTYSFKDESDHPSNKSTDNWSVMYAGVKRSESQSNLVPSLCLSSRESSLNYLRHIEGIKVDREPEAAYENWYSAKQRQLLERQRRLKKEQDFKQQRAEERKQLARMCYDQWLKDKARQAANLQLETHLHTAAMKASFALRKDPLLSTSASLGSSGSSSSATNRPSRKVSKDEIRKVVEDWWLKKQRQQQVQREEKRRAMLSKALEEERRKRLAQVAWEKWMSNVDAKPKPVPLNQGMDSLRGTISQLYVNPAPWMGPLKPPQK; encoded by the exons ATGGCATTTTGTGGCCACGTCAGCGCCTCAGGGGAAATAGTCCTCAGGGACGAGATCTTCGCCAGCAGGACCCGCGTAAGGAGATCCTCATCGCCCAACGACTCTCCCAACTCGTTGTCGTCGACGGATTCACTCCTTCAAGGCACCGCTACCACACGGACGTACTCCTTTAAGGACGAAAGCGACCATCCGTCGAATAAATCTACGGATAATTGGTCGGTCATGTACGCCGGAGTCAAGCGATCGGAGAGCCAGAGCAACTTGGTGCCCTCGCTGTGTCTCAGCTCTCGAGAGAGCTCCCTCAACTACCTCAGACACATAGAAGGAATAAAG GTGGACCGCGAGCCAGAGGCGGCCTATGAGAACTGGTACTCGGCCAAGCAAAGGCAGCTCCTGGAGAGGCAGCGGCGGCTGAAGAAGGAGCAGGACTTCAAGCAGCAGCGGGCGGAAGAGCGCAAGCAACTGGCCCGGATGTGCTACGACCAGTGGCTGAAGGACAAGGCTCGCCAGGCGGCGAATCTGCAACTGGAAACCCACCTCCACACGGCGGCCATGAAGGCCAGCTTTGCGCTACGCAAGGACCCCTTGCTATCCACATCTGCCTCATTGGGCTCATCTGGCTCCAGCTCTTCGGCGACCAACAGACCCAGTCGCAAGGTGTCCAAGGACGAGATCCGAAAGGTGGTGGAGGACTGGTGGCTGAagaagcagcggcagcagcaggtgcAGCGCGAGGAGAAGCGTCGCGCAATGTTGTCCAAGGCGCTGGAGGAGGAACGGCGCAAGCGACTCGCCCAGGTGGCCTGGGAGAAGTGGATGAGCAACGTGGACGCGAAGCCCAAGCCGGTGCCCCTCAACCAGGGCATGGACTCCCTGCGAGGCACCATCTCGCAGCTCTACGTCAACCCCGCTCCCTGGATGGGTCCTCTGAAGCCGCCGCAGAAGTAA
- the LOC108067927 gene encoding coiled-coil domain-containing protein 34, with amino-acid sequence MAFLGRVDGQGTLIDCEVFCGHITKIQPHQDSASPIREDEASVLLPRKKGSRTYIKTYDKDSLLRSMGSPSTVRYVGSSVSSSEVNSLDETETSTLRCCSVISSGDPAEHHDDLDLLTESETLCLAMDSPSSSCSSSQSSGSGSSRSSSSRDDQPTDKDSTTSMCSWEEMPLSLSLPPLHLGSHGGSPPLTYTRRLDPIRVQRSSNEAYENWLSGKRRQCQYRMQAEQAEKEEQRQRVALRQRMAKEKYQEWCRQKARQTNFSSSKPVRPVQTPIPKNPASVQHHLQQWELQKIRMVEERRQELRMAERRRQQEKVNRQQQAEQAFDRWMSNVAQRPKPVPSSQGIQSLRGTVSKIFINPNQWVD; translated from the coding sequence ATGGCGTTTCTCGGACGAGTCGACGGTCAAGGAACCCTTATCGACTGTGAGGTATTCTGTGGCCACATCACGAAGATCCAGCCTCATCAGGATTCAGCCTCCCCCATCAGAGAAGACGAGGCGAGTGTACTGCTGCCACGGAAGAAGGGCTCCAGGACCTACATCAAGACCTACGACAAGGACAGCCTGCTGCGCTCCATGGGAAGCCCCAGCACGGTGCGCTACGTGGGCAGCTCCGTGTCGTCCAGTGAAGTCAACTCGTTGGACGAGACGGAGACCTCCACCCTGCGCTGCTGCTCGGTTATATCCTCGGGCGACCCGGCGGAGCACCACGATGATCTCGACCTGCTGACCGAGTCGGAAACGCTCTGCCTGGCCATGGACAGTcccagcagcagttgcagcagtagtcagagcagcggcagcggcagtagcagatcctcctcctcccgggATGACCAGCCAACGGACAAGGACTCGACGACCTCCATGTGCAGCTGGGAAGAGATGCCACTCAGCCTCAGCCTGCCGCCGCTCCACCTGGGCTCCCACGGCGGATCGCCACCGCTCACCTACACCCGCCGCCTGGATCCCATCCGGGTACAGCGATCCTCCAACGAGGCCTACGAGAACTGGCTGTCCGGCAAGCGACGTCAGTGCCAGTACAGGATGCAAGCGGAGCAGGCCGAGAAGGAGGAGCAGCGGCAACGAGTGGCGTTGCGTCAGCGGATGGCCAAGGAGAAGTACCAGGAGTGGTGCCGCCAGAAGGCGCGACAGACCAACTTCAGTTCCTCCAAGCCCGTCCGGCCTGTCCAGACACCAATCCCAAAAAATCCAGCCTCTGTGCAGCACCACCTGCAGCAGTGGGAGCTGCAGAAGATTAGGATGGTCGAGGAGCGACGCCAGGAACTGCGAATGGCCGAGCGGCGGCGACAGCAGGAGAAGGTGAACCGCCAGCAGCAGGCGGAGCAGGCCTTCGATCGGTGGATGAGCAACGTGGCCCAACGACCCAAGCCGGTACCCTCCAGCCAGGGAATTCAGTCGCTGCGCGGCACCGTTTCCAAAATATTCATTAACCCCAATCAGTGGGTAGATTGA